From Paenibacillus sp. PL2-23:
GCAGCTTAAGCCAGTGAGGATTCGTGAATCCCAAACGTTATATGACATTAACCTGGTTACAATGAAGTAAAAACCCATCAGGAATCTAAATCATGTATAAGTCCTTTTGAGGTGATTCGGTGAAGAGTATGCAAGGACTAATCATGATCTGGCCGGATTCCTGACCGAAATCGTGTACGACTTGACCTAACCTAGCTTTCAATAGGAACCCCGTACAAGGCGTAATAAGGGATCATCCGAAAAAATGACGTAAAGGGCAAAAACGAAATGCGATTGTATAAAGAGCGGAAGTTAGTTTCCACCCTAGCTACAATCCGCATTTCTGCCCATTCACGTCTCCCTAGTAACCCATCGGATGAACCCTTTAGCCCTGTACAAACCTATTGAAAGACTAGAAAACCGTTAGGTCAAGATCGTAAACACGATTTCTTGGGTTGATTCGGAGAAGGGTTAACGTCATATAACACCAGCTTCACGCTGCGTCGCCTGTCGGCTCCTTGGTCCGGCCGAAGCATAGGAAGACAATTCAATGAAGATAACTCAGTTTGCAGGGAAGCATATTCAGCCGGACAATCCTGCATTGGCTAAGTCCTTCGGACCCGGCAAGTCGATCGCTGCGCTTGATCAACAGGGCAGCTTAAGCCAGTGAGGATTCGCGAATCCCAAACGTTATATGACATTAACCTGGTTACAATGAAGTAAAAACCCATCAGGAATCTAAATCATGTATAAGTCCTTTTGAGGTGATTCGGTGAAGAGTATGCAAGGACTAATCATGATCTGGCCGGATTCCTGACCGAAATCGTGTACGACTTGACCTAACCTAGCTTTCAATAGGAACCCCGTACAAGGCGTAATAAGGGATCATCCGAAAAAATGACGTAAAGGGCAAAAACGAAATGCGATTGTATAAAGAGCGGAAGTTAGTTTCCACCCTAGCAACAATCAGCATTTCTGCCCATTCACGTCTCCCTAGTAACCCATCGGATGAACCCTTTAGCCCTGTACAAACCTATTGAAAGACTAGAAAACCGTTAGGTCAAGATCGTAAACACGATTTCTTGGGTTGATTCGGAGAAGGGTTAACGTCATATAACACCAGATTCACGCTGCGTCGACTGTCGGCTCCTTGGTCCGGCCGGAGTATAGGAAGTGGATTCAATGAAGATAACTCAGTAGCAGGGAAGTGTAATCGGCCGGACAATCCTGCACTGGCTAAGTCCTTCGGACCCGGCAAGTCGATCGCTTCGCTTGATCGACAGGGCAGCTTAAGCCAGTGAGGATTCGCGAATCCCAAACGTTATCTGATATTGACCTGATCAAAGAAGTAAAAACCCATCAGGAATCTAGAACATGTATAAGTCCTTTGAGGTAATTCGATGAAGTGTATGCAAGGACTATATTATGATCTATTGGATTCCTGACCGAAATCGTGTACGACTTGACCTAACCTAGCTTTCAATAGGAAACATGTACAGGGCGTATTAAGGGATCATCCGAAAAAATGATGTAAAGGGCAAAACCGAAATGCGATTGTACAAGGCGGAAGTTACTGTTCCGCCCTAGCAACAATCAGCATTTCTGCCTCTTTACATCTCCCTGGTAACCGCATCGGATGAACCCTTAAGCCCTGTACAAACCCTATTGAATGACTAGAAAGCGTTAGGTCAAGATCGTAAACACGATTTCTTGGGTTAACTCGAAGAAGGGTCAACATCAGATAACACCAGATTCACGCTGCGTCGCCTGTCGGCTCCTTGGTCCGGCCGAAGCATAGGAAGAGGATTCAATGAAGATAACTCAGTTTGCAGGGAAGCACATTCAGCCGGACAATCCTGCACAGGCTAAGTCCTTCGGACCCGGCAAGTCGATCGCTGCGCTTGATCGACAGGGCAGCTTAAGCCAGTGAGGATTCGCGAATCCCAGAACGTTATGTGAAATAGTTGTAATAGGGATGAGGGGAGATGGAGATCTATGAATAATAACAGTCAAAAGAATAAAGAAGCTAAACAATCTCCGGCTTCATCAGGTTTTTTTATAGCTGCATGGTTATGGGTTGTAGGAATGACCTTTTTTTATCTTCCAATTTATTATGGAGAAATCCCACATGCTATAAGTATTATCTTTAAGGTTATTGGTTGGATAGCTCTTATTTTCGGTGTTTTAGGTATGATGATAGAGACATCGAAGGTTTTAAAGCACGAAGCTTTTAGTTACTGGGGCGCTAGTCTCGCATTCTTTATACCACTTTTACTTTTGCATTTATTTCAAATCAAATACGTAAGTAACATCACTGTTATTAATATTATTAAATCATTAAATGTAATTTTGTTTCTTGTTGGATCGGGGATATTCTTATATGGAATATCATATTTCTTTAATAAACCAAGTGAATCGACAAATGAAAAAAATACAACTATCGCAAAGCAGGAGAATAAAAAAAGTAAAGTTGAAACCACAGTTACAATATTTATTGTCTTGATTTCTATAATTACGGCAATCATTCAGTTAACAACTGAAATAATAAAGATTCGTGGGTAGACTCGATGAAGACAACTACTTCACATAACACCATATTCACACATCGGGCTGGCGCCCTCGGTCCCAGAAGCGGCTTCAGGAAGTGTTTGCTGTGGACACACCCGACTTCGTCGGGCGTCGTGAATATACGAAACGTTATATGACATTAACCTGGTACAATGAAGTAAAAACCCATCAGGAATCTAAATCATGTATAAGTCCTTTTGAGGTGATTCGATGAAGAGTATGCAAGGACTAATCATGATCTGGCCGGATTCCTGACCGAAATCGTGTACGACTTGACCTAACCTAGCTTTCAATAGGAAACCCGTACAGGGCGTAGGAAGGGATCATCCGAAAAATGACGTAAAGGGCAAAAACGAAATGCAATTGTATAAAGAGCGGAAGTTAGTTTCCGCCTTAGCTACAATCAGCATTTCTGCCCATTTACGTCTCCCTGGTAACCCCCCATCGGATGAACCCTTAAGCCCTGTACAAACCCTATTGAAAGACTAGAAAACCGTTAGGTCAAGATCATAAACACGATTTCTTGGGTTGATTCGGAGAAGGGTTAACGTCATATAACACCAGATTCACGCTGCGTCGCCTGTCGGCTCCTTGGTCCGGCCGAAGTATAGGAAGAGGATTCAATGAAGATAACTCAGTAGCAGGGAAGCACATTCAGCCGGACAATCCTGCACTAGCTAAGTCCTTCGGACCCGGCAAGTCGATCGCTGCGCTTGATCGACAGGGCAGCTTAAGCCAGTGAGGAATCGCGAATCCCAGAACGTTATGTGTCATTGCCTTGATCAAAGAAGTAGAACCCATCAGGAATACCGATCATGTAGAAGTCCTTCTGAGGTAATTCGCTGAAGAGTATGCAAGGACTATTATCATGATCTGTCTGGATTCCTGACCGAAATCGTGTACGACTTGACCTAACCTAGCTTTCAATAGGAAACCCGTACAGGGCATTATAAGGGATCATCCGAAAAAATGACGTAAAGGGCAAAACCGAAATGCGATTGTACAAAGCGGAAGTTACTGTTCTGCCCTAGCAACAATCAGCATTTCTGCCCCCTTTACATCTCCCTGGTAACCCCATCGGATGAACCCTTAAGCCCTGTACAAAGCCTATTGAAAGACTAGAAAGCGTTAGGTCAAGATCGTAAAACACGATTTCTTGGGTTAACTCGAGGAAGAGGCAACGACACATAACACCAGATTCACGCTGCGTCGCCTGTCGGCTCCTTGGTCCGGCCGAAGCATAGGAAGAGGATTCAATGAAGATAACTCAGTTTGCAGGGAAGCACATTCAGCCGGACAATCCTCACTGACTCAGTCCTTCAGACCCGGCTTCGCCTTGAGCCAGTGAGGATTCGTGAATCCCAAACGTTATATGACATTAACCTGGTTACAATGAAGTAAAAACCCATCAGGAATCTAAATCATGTATAAGTCCTTTTGAGGTGATTCGGTGAAGAGTATGCAAGGACTAATCATGATCTGGCCGGATTCCTGACCGAAATCGTGTACGACTTGACCTAACCTAGCTTTCAATAGGACCCCCGTACAAGGCGTAATAAGGGATCATCCGAAAAAATGACGTAAAGGGCAAAAACGAAATGCGATTGTATAAAGAGCGGAAGTTAGTTTCCACCCTAGCTACAATCCGCATTTCTGCCCATTCACGTCTCCCTAGTAACCCATCGGATGAACCCTTTAGCCCTGTACAAACCTATTGAAAGACTAGAAAACCGTTAGGTCAAGATCGTAAACACGATTTCTTGGGTTGATTCGGAGAAGGGTTAACGTCATATAACACCAGATTCACGCTGCGTCGCCTGTCGGCTCCTTGGTCCGGCCGAAGCATAGGAAGAGAATTCAATGAAGATAACTCAGTTTGCAGGGAAGCATATTCAGCCGGACAATCCTACACTGGCTAAGTCCTTCGGACCCGGCAAGTCGATCGCTGCGCTTGATCGACAGGGCAGCTTAAGCCAGTGAGGATTCGCGAATCCCAAACGTTATGTGTCATTGCCGTGATCAAAGAAGTAGAACCCATCAGGAATACCGATCATGTATAAGTCCTTCTGAGGTGATTCGATGAAGTGTATGCAAGGACTATATTATGATCTGTCTGGATTCCTGACCGAAATCGTGTACGACTTGACCTAACCTAGCTTTCAATAGGAAACCCGTACAGGGCGTATTAAGGGATCATCCGAAAAAATGATGTAAAGGGCAAAACCGAAATGCGATTGTACAAGGCGGAAGTTACTGTTCCGCCCTAGCAACAATCAGCATTTCTGCCCCTTTACATCTCCCTGGTAACCGCATCGGATGAACCCTTAAGCCCTGTACAAACCTATTGAAAGACTAGAAAACCGTTAGGTCAAGATCGTAAACACGATTTCTTGGGTTAACTCGAAGAAGGGTCAACATCAGATAACACCAGATTCACGCTGCGTCGCCTGTCGGCTCCTGGGTCCGGCCGGAGTATAGGAAGAGGATTCGAAGAGGATAACTCAGTAGCAGGGAAGCGTAATCAGCCGGACAATCCTGCACTGGCTAAGTCCTTCGGACCCGGCAAGTCGATCGCTTCGCTTGATCGACAGGGCTGCTTAAGCCAGTGAGGATTCGTGAATCCCAGAACGTTATCTGATATTGACCTGATCAAAGAAGTAAAAACCCATCAGGAATACCGATCATGTATAAGTCCTTCTGAGGTGATTCGATGAAGTGTATGCAAGGACTATATTATGATCTGTCCGGATTCCTGACCGAAATCGTGTACGACTTGACCTAACCTAGCTTTCAATAGGAAACCCGTACAGGGCGTATTAAGGGATCATCCGAAAAAATGATGTAAAGGGCAAAACCGAAATGCGATTGTACAAGGCGGAAGTTACTGTCCACCCTAGCAACAATCAGCATTTCTGCCCCTTTACATCTCCCTGGTAACCCTATCGGATGAACCCTTAAGCCCTGTACAAACCCTATTGAAAGACTAGAAAACACTTAGGTCAAGATCGTAAACACGATTTCTTGGGTTAACTCGAAGAAGGGTCAACATCAGATAACACCAGATTCACGCTGCGTCGCCTGTCGGCTCCTTGGTCCGGCCGGAGTATTGGAAGAGGACTCGATGAAGATAATTCAGATTGCAGGGAAGCGTAATCAGCCGGACAATCCTGCACTGGCTAAGTCCTTCGGACCCGGCAAGTCGATCGCTGCGCTTGATCGAAAGGGCAGCTTAAGCCAGTGAGGATTCGCGAATCCCAAACGTTAACTGAAATTCCTGTATGACTTAATTAGACAAGGGGATACGAAGATGCCCTACACAAAGGCGGTTATTACTGATCCATATTACGATAAGCCAATTTGGATTACAGGCGAAGTTACTCGAAAGGAATTCTTGTGTCTCTCAGCAGAGTCCAGCAGCCATGATGTAGAATTGTTCCTAACTCATCTTTTTGGCTACATGGATATTAATGTTGAGCAATCGTTGCTGTTATCCTTTAATGAATTGTTTGAGCAAGATTATATAGCACTTTCGGGTGGAGTTGCTTTCTTTGCTGACGAGAATAACTATATTTTGCCGAGTTGCTGTTGCGGGCTTGAAGATTATTCAAATGCAATTGATTCAATTATTAATAAACAAAGCCCGTGGATGGGACATGATCCCGCACCGGGATTAACCTACAATAATAACCAAGTGTACGTATGGCCAGATGATCCAGAATCGTCTATTAGTAATAAGTATTTTATTGAATTCTCATACCAAGAACTGAAAGAGAATCTTGAAAAAACCTCAAAAGAAATTAAAGGATTTATTGAAGGACCATTGTATTGTTGGATCGTTAAAGAAAATAGTGAAATTGCTAATACAATGAGAGCAAAAATGAAAAAATGGTTGTTGAATGAATAATCTTGAAAGTAAATCAAGGATGCCAGGAACTTCAGTTAACACCATATTCTATCAAGCCCCCTAATTAAGTTGGAGAATACCTAGGGAAATAAGGTACCATTTAGATAGGGGGCTGGAGGAAATGAGGCAGCGTAACAATACGTTCAAAGAAGTACGTTACAAGGTAGCGCAAGAGGCATTGGCTGGCATCAAGGTGGGAGTACTCGCCCGGAAATATGAGGTTTCCCCAAAGACGATTCGGAACTGGGTGAAGGAGTTTCAAGAGACGTTTGGTGAAGATGCAGTACCGACCATTGATGAGCGCCTGGACGAGTCGAAGCGGTTGGCCGAAATGGAAGAAAAGTATAACCGGGCATTGAAAGCCTTAGGGGAAAAGGAACTAGAAAACGAAGTGCTTCGAGAGCTCGTAAAAAAGGTGAACCCTGCTTGGAAGACCGACTCCACGTCGCACAGACGTTCATCGGGCAGGGACACGTAGCGGCCACCGTGCTCGCGTTTACAGGAGTTTCATCTTCCACCTACTACGA
This genomic window contains:
- a CDS encoding helix-turn-helix domain-containing protein; translated protein: MRQRNNTFKEVRYKVAQEALAGIKVGVLARKYEVSPKTIRNWVKEFQETFGEDAVPTIDERLDESKRLAEMEEKYNRALKALGEKELENEVLRELVKKVNPAWKTDSTSHRRSSGRDT